The genomic interval CCCCGGCGCAGCTCGCCGACCGCCCCGTATCCCGCGATGTGCGCGACACGGCGGTGGCCGAGGCCGATCAGGTGCTCGGTGACCAGGCGGGCGCCGCGCTCGTCGTCGTTGGCGACCACGTCCACCCCCGGCAGCCCGGGTTCGCGGGCGCCGGCCACGACCACCGGGAGGCGTTCGGCCACCGCCCCGAGCGCGGCGGGATCGGGCAGCGTGCCGACCACGATCAGGCCGTCCACCCCGAGGTCCAGGAAAGGGCCCGCCGGGTCCTGCCCGGTACGGCGGTTGAGACGCGCGTCGGCCAGGAGCATGCGCAGGCCGTTGTCGTGGAGCAGGGAGTTGAGACCGTCGAGCAGGTCGACGAACCACGGGTTGCGCAGGTCGTTCAGGAGGACGCCGACCGTGCGGGTGCGCTGCTCGCTGAGGCTTCGGGCGGCGGCGTTCGGGCGGTAGCCCAGCTCGCGCACAGCCCGCAGCACGGCCTCCCGTTTCTCGGGACGCACCTGGTCGGAGCCCCGCAGCACGAGGGAGACCAGCGACTTCGAGACACCGGCCCGGTCGGCCACATCGCGGATCGTCGGCGCTCTCATGGATATGGACCGTTCCATGTCGCCCCGCGGGTTGTCAAAGGGTCGGGAAGGCTTGACAGCAGGCGAAGACGGCACCCAAGGTGACCTGGACAGATTATGGACCGGTCCAAAGAGGGGCTGTCAGTCATGGTGGACACGCTCGGCGTCGCCGTCGTCGGATTCGGCTGGATGGGGCGGGTGCACACCCAGGCGTACGCCCGTGTCCCGCACCACTACCCGCGGCTCCCCCTGCGTCCGGAGCTCGTGACGGTCGCCGAGGACGTGCCGGGGCGGGCCGAGGAGGCCGCCGCGCAGTTCGGGTTCGCCTCGACGACCCGCGACTGGCGGGAGGTCGCCGCCGACCCCCGCGTCCAGGCGGTCAGCATCACCGCGCCCAACTTCCTGCACCGCGAGATCGGCGTGGCGATGGCTGAGGCCGGCAAGCACATCTGGATCGAGAAGCCGGTCGGTCTCACCGCCGAGGACGCCCGGGCGGTGGCCGACGCGGCGGCCGGGGCCGGGGTGCGGAGCGCGGTCGGCTTCAACTACCGCAACGCCCCCGCCGTCGAGGCCGCCCGAGAGCTGATCGCCTCCGGGGAGATCGGCACGGTCACCCATGTCCGCGTCCGGCTCTTCAGCGACTACGCGGCCCACCCGCAGGGTGCCCTGACGTGGCGCTTCGAACGCGAACGCGGCGGCAGCGGAGTGCTCGGCGACCTCGCCTCGCACGGCGCCGACCTGGCCCGCTTCCTCCTCGGGGACATCGCTTCCCTCACGGCCGACACCGCGGTCTTCGTACCGGAGCGGGCCCGCCCCACCGGCGCCACCGCCGGGCACACCCTCGCCACCGGGGAGCTCGGGCCGGTCGAGAACGAGGACTACGTCAACTGCCTGCTGCGTTTCGCCTCCGGTGCCCGGGGTGTCCTGGAGGCCTGCCGGGTCTCGGTCGGCGAGCAGAACAACTACGGCTTCGAGGTGCACGGCACGAAGGGCGCGGTGTTCTGGGACTTCCGCCGTATGGGCGAGCTGGGCATCAGCCGCGGCAGCCGCTACCAGGACCAGCCGGTCAGCACGGTGTATGTCGGCCCGGGCGACGGCGAGTTCGGCGCCTTCCAGCCGGGCGCGGCCAACGCCATGGGCTACGACGACCTGAAGGTCGTGGAGGCGTACCGCTTCCTGCGTTCGGTCGCCGAGGGCACGCCGTACGGGGCCACGCTGGAGGACGCCGTGCACAGCGCCGCCGTACTGGACGCGATGGCGCGGTCCGCGCAGAGCGGTGCGTGGGTGGACGTGTAGGAGGAGCCCCTTCAATACGGCCCCTTCAGCACGGCCCTTCAGCACGGCCCCTTCAGTACGGCATGTTGTACGGCGTCACCACCTGTATCGCCGAAGGTGTCGTCGGACCGGCCGGCGGCAACGCCCCGTGCGCCCGCATCACGATGTGACACGCCTCCCGCATGTCCTGGCGCAGATCGTGGTGCAGCACGGCCGACAGGCGATGTTCCCGCAGCAGCCGGTCGTTGTCGTGGTCGAGGTCGTGGGCCACGAAGACCGCGCATTCCCGGCCCAGGTCCTCGAAGGCCCTGAGCGTGGCGATGTTGCCGCCGCCGATCGAGTAGACCGCGCGGATCTCCGGGTCCCGCTCCAGCGCGGCCCGGACGAGGTCGTACTGCGTGGCGTCCAGGCCCTGGCCCTCGGCGATCTCGACCAGTGCCCGCTCGGGGTGCCGGGTGCGCATGGCGCTGCGGAACCCCATCTCGCGCTCCTCCTCGTTGCGGAAGAAGCCGCTGCTGAGGCTGGTGAGGACGTTGCCGGGGCGGTCGCCGAGCCACTGGCCCATGAGGTAGGCGGCGGTCGCTCCCGCGGCCCGGTTGTCGATGCCGACGTAGGCGAGGCGGGCCGTGGAGGGCAGGTCGGTGACCAGGGTGACCACGGGGATGCCCGCCTCCGCGAGCCGGCCGACGGCCGCCGTGACCTCGGGGACGTCCGGGGCCTTCAGGATCACTCCCTGGGAGCCGCGCCGGGCTATCCGGTCGAGGGTCTTCGTCAGCTCCGCCACCGGGCCGGTCTCCCGGAAGTGGAAGCGGGAGCGCAGCACGGCGGGGTGCAGCGCGGGCAGCTCGGCCTCCAGGGCGGCACGGACGGCCGTGGAGAAGCGTTCCGGCGTCTGCATCACTATGTCGATCATGAAAGTGCGGCCGACCAGCCGGACCTGGGTGCGCTGCCGGTCCAGGTCGGTGATCGCCTGACGGACCTCGCGGGCGGTGTTCTCCCGGACCCCTCCCCTGCCGTTCAGGACCCGGTCGACGGTGGCCTCGCTCAGTCCCGCCTGACGTGCGATCTCCCGGATCGGATAGGGGTGGCCCACGCGCCTGCTCCTTGAGGGGTTTTTGATGGCTGCCTGCTGGTTGTTCGACGCCTTTGTCATGACAAGAATGACAGCGCTGAGTCGCCCCTGTCACCGAGAGGACGCCGATGTCCTTCACCGCCGTACACCGCCGCGCCTGGCTGTCCGAGCAGGACTGCGACCTCGGCTCGTTCCGCGCTCTCGTCGAGCGGACGGCCGACCCCGCCGACTACCCGTACGCGAGTGCCGTGGACCGGAACGTCCTGCTGTACGACACCGGACGCGTCCTCGGCGCCAAGGACCGCCGCGAGGTGCAGGAGGAGCTGGTGCGCGCCCTGACCGACGGCCCCGGGGTCGTCGTCTGTCGGGGGGCGTTTCCCGATCACGCGGTCGTGGACCGGTTCACCGAGGTCTTCGACTCGCTGATCCGCGAGCAGTACGCGGCGGGCACGACCGCCGGCGACCACTTCGCGAAGCCCGGCGCCAACGAGCGGGTGTGGAACGCGCTGGAGAAGGCCGCCCTCTACGACCCGGCGGCGTTCGCCGACTACTACGCCAACCCCGTCGTCGCCCTGGTGTCCGAGGCCTGGCTCGGCCCCGGCTACCAGGTCACCTCGCAGGTC from Streptomyces sp. CC0208 carries:
- a CDS encoding Gfo/Idh/MocA family oxidoreductase — encoded protein: MVDTLGVAVVGFGWMGRVHTQAYARVPHHYPRLPLRPELVTVAEDVPGRAEEAAAQFGFASTTRDWREVAADPRVQAVSITAPNFLHREIGVAMAEAGKHIWIEKPVGLTAEDARAVADAAAGAGVRSAVGFNYRNAPAVEAARELIASGEIGTVTHVRVRLFSDYAAHPQGALTWRFERERGGSGVLGDLASHGADLARFLLGDIASLTADTAVFVPERARPTGATAGHTLATGELGPVENEDYVNCLLRFASGARGVLEACRVSVGEQNNYGFEVHGTKGAVFWDFRRMGELGISRGSRYQDQPVSTVYVGPGDGEFGAFQPGAANAMGYDDLKVVEAYRFLRSVAEGTPYGATLEDAVHSAAVLDAMARSAQSGAWVDV
- a CDS encoding LacI family DNA-binding transcriptional regulator — translated: MRAPTIRDVADRAGVSKSLVSLVLRGSDQVRPEKREAVLRAVRELGYRPNAAARSLSEQRTRTVGVLLNDLRNPWFVDLLDGLNSLLHDNGLRMLLADARLNRRTGQDPAGPFLDLGVDGLIVVGTLPDPAALGAVAERLPVVVAGAREPGLPGVDVVANDDERGARLVTEHLIGLGHRRVAHIAGYGAVGELRRGSFEATMRAHGLAGEAVVEPSDMTEEGGYRTTVRLLSRPDRPTAVFAVNDIAAIGAVSAAEELGLTVPRDLSVVGYDNTSIARLRHVWLTTVDNASHEVGRRAARCLLDRFEGRGGAGRTDLATPVLEVRGTTAAPPEGQ
- a CDS encoding LacI family DNA-binding transcriptional regulator, yielding MGHPYPIREIARQAGLSEATVDRVLNGRGGVRENTAREVRQAITDLDRQRTQVRLVGRTFMIDIVMQTPERFSTAVRAALEAELPALHPAVLRSRFHFRETGPVAELTKTLDRIARRGSQGVILKAPDVPEVTAAVGRLAEAGIPVVTLVTDLPSTARLAYVGIDNRAAGATAAYLMGQWLGDRPGNVLTSLSSGFFRNEEEREMGFRSAMRTRHPERALVEIAEGQGLDATQYDLVRAALERDPEIRAVYSIGGGNIATLRAFEDLGRECAVFVAHDLDHDNDRLLREHRLSAVLHHDLRQDMREACHIVMRAHGALPPAGPTTPSAIQVVTPYNMPY